One genomic region from Magallana gigas chromosome 3, xbMagGiga1.1, whole genome shotgun sequence encodes:
- the LOC105343486 gene encoding ribonuclease Y-like, translating to MADQKMDSQSQFSYGPVINMEGPVTNGQKIQCSDKRANGIGNGEIQRRVRNVPVLEERRLLALERHVKRKRRRRSYVKKMKSSERTEHLDRTMGAPNGNMSDDPGAIDFKDERIQVSKGEGREDCNLNKIESTMMAALEKYEENQTDLQRKYELIEDFEVQSTKVEIGDDKQQDVQFDKLIEYLLTRVKSEILVKVEDELKNQSNVKQLKVENQIKKDDVNCMEVKREEEKFTHVTNVNTTSPKDAGIEAKHVNDVQLKKDKENFPEEGQNDLKKAKDTGNKIDDVG from the exons ATGGCTG ATCAGAAAATGGATTCACAGTCACAGTTCAGTTATGGTCCGGTTATCAACATG GAAGGTCCAGTCACAAATGGCCAGAAAATTCAATGTTCAGACAAGAGAGCCAATGGTATTGGGAATGGAGAAATTCAACGTCGCGTTAGAAATGTCCCCGTATTGGAAGAAAGAAGACTTCTTGCGCTTGAAAGGCACGTCAAGCGTAAACGGAGGAGACGGTCGTACGTTAAAAAGATGAAGAGTTCGGAGAGAACAGAGCATCTTGACAGAACCATGGGGGCTCCCAATGGAAACATGTCAGACGACCCTGGAGCAATTGATTTTAAGGATGAGAGGATACAAGTATCTAAAGGGGAAGGGAGAGAAGATTGCAATCTGAATAAAATCGAGAGTACAATGATGGCAGCTTTAGAGAAATATGAGGAAAACCAAACTGATCTGCAAAGAAAATATGAACTGATTGAGGACTTTGAAGTTCAATCAACAAAGGTGGAGATCGGAGATGATAAGCAACAGGATGTACAGTTTGACAAATTGATTGAATACTTACTTACCAGAGTAAAATCAGAAATACTTGTTAAAGTTGAAGATGAATTGAAGAATCAGAGCAATGTAAAACAGTTGAAAGTTGAAAACCAAATCAAAAAGGATGACGTGAACTGTATGGAGGTGAAGCGAGAAGAAGAAAAGTTCACCCACGTGACCAACGTAAACACTACGTCGCCTAAAGATGCTGGGATTGAGGCAAAACATGTGAATGATGTACAGTTGAAGAAAGACAAAGAAAACTTTCCAGAGGAAGGGCAAAACGATTTGAAGAAAGCAAAGGACACTGGAAACAAAATTGATGATGTCGGGTAA
- the LOC105343485 gene encoding DNA ligase 1 isoform X2, with translation MESKSDLGNGPVINMERVPIIEGQKIHRSDDKRTNGIGNGEIQSRIKNIPVLEERRLLALERHIKRKRRRRPYVKKMKSSDKTEHQLGKTMAEVPDDPVAFGYKDKRIHVSNGEGKKDCILNKIVGNQTDPRSKNELIKNFEAQSTKKEVGKDNELSLQFDKLVKYLLDGVKKDILNIVEDELNKQSKEVEEEGQIKKDEGAGMEVKQENEENLTAVKEVNTSPPKDALMEVNRVNDKNLKKEKENLQNEGHIKCSERAKDPKIQTDDIRDENTGQSSSKPKELKQKDSESEAIKSNELVKDGSNNEQTNLVLHDKEDDDEEDDDDGFMPRKLFFFSFSEFNKEETSA, from the exons ATGGAGTCAAAATCAGATCTTGGAAACGGTCCAGTTATCAATATG GAACGGGTTCCAATCATAGAGGGCCAGAAGATTCATCGTTCAGATGACAAGAGAACAAATGGAATCGGAAATGGAGAAATCCAAAGTCGGATTAAGAATATACCCGTATTGGAGGAAAGAAGActacttgcgctagaaaggcacATCAAGCGTAAACGGAGGAGACGGCCGTACGTAAAAAAGATGAAGAGTTCGGACAAAACAGAGCACCAGCTTGGCAAGACCATGGCGGAAGTACCAGACGACCCAGTGGCGTTTGGTTATAAGGATAAGAGGATACACGTATCTAATGGGGAAGGGAAAAAAGATTGCATTCTGAATAAAATCGTGGGTAATCAAACTGATCCGCGATCAAAAAACGAACTGATCAAGAATTTTGAAGCTCAATCAACAAAGAAGGAGGTCGGAAAAGATAATGAACTGAGTTTGCAATTTGATAAGTTGGTTAAATACTTACTCGACGGAGTGAAAAAAGATATACTGAATATAGTTGAAGATGAACTAAACAAACAGAGCAAAGAGGTTGAAGAGGAAGGTCAAATCAAAAAGGATGAAGGGGCTGGTATGGAGGTGAAGCAAGAAAACGAAGAAAATTTAACTGCCGTAAAGGAAGTTAACACTTCGCCGCCTAAAGATGCTTTGATGGAAGTAAATcgtgtaaatgataaaaacttgaagaaagagaaagaaaaccTTCAAAATGAAGGGCATATCAAATGTTCGGAGAGAGCAAAGGACCCTaaaatccaaactgatgatATAAG AGATGAAAACACGGGACAAAGTAGTTCTAAGCCAAAGGAACTTAAACAAAAAGATTCCGAATCGGAAGCCATCAAATCAAATGAACTGGTAAAAGATGGAAGCAATAATGAACAGactaat cttGTCCTCCATGACAAAGAAGACGATGATgaagaagatgatgatgatggctTTATGCCGAGAAAACtatttttctttagtttttctgaattcaat AAAGAAGAAACCTCTGCATAA
- the LOC105343485 gene encoding DNA ligase 1 isoform X1: protein MESKSDLGNGPVINMERVPIIEGQKIHRSDDKRTNGIGNGEIQSRIKNIPVLEERRLLALERHIKRKRRRRPYVKKMKSSDKTEHQLGKTMAEVPDDPVAFGYKDKRIHVSNGEGKKDCILNKIVGNQTDPRSKNELIKNFEAQSTKKEVGKDNELSLQFDKLVKYLLDGVKKDILNIVEDELNKQSKEVEEEGQIKKDEGAGMEVKQENEENLTAVKEVNTSPPKDALMEVNRVNDKNLKKEKENLQNEGHIKCSERAKDPKIQTDDIRDENTGQSSSKPKELKQKDSESEAIKSNELVKDGSNNEQTNVNIRNKLVLHDKEDDDEEDDDDGFMPRKLFFFSFSEFNKEETSA from the exons ATGGAGTCAAAATCAGATCTTGGAAACGGTCCAGTTATCAATATG GAACGGGTTCCAATCATAGAGGGCCAGAAGATTCATCGTTCAGATGACAAGAGAACAAATGGAATCGGAAATGGAGAAATCCAAAGTCGGATTAAGAATATACCCGTATTGGAGGAAAGAAGActacttgcgctagaaaggcacATCAAGCGTAAACGGAGGAGACGGCCGTACGTAAAAAAGATGAAGAGTTCGGACAAAACAGAGCACCAGCTTGGCAAGACCATGGCGGAAGTACCAGACGACCCAGTGGCGTTTGGTTATAAGGATAAGAGGATACACGTATCTAATGGGGAAGGGAAAAAAGATTGCATTCTGAATAAAATCGTGGGTAATCAAACTGATCCGCGATCAAAAAACGAACTGATCAAGAATTTTGAAGCTCAATCAACAAAGAAGGAGGTCGGAAAAGATAATGAACTGAGTTTGCAATTTGATAAGTTGGTTAAATACTTACTCGACGGAGTGAAAAAAGATATACTGAATATAGTTGAAGATGAACTAAACAAACAGAGCAAAGAGGTTGAAGAGGAAGGTCAAATCAAAAAGGATGAAGGGGCTGGTATGGAGGTGAAGCAAGAAAACGAAGAAAATTTAACTGCCGTAAAGGAAGTTAACACTTCGCCGCCTAAAGATGCTTTGATGGAAGTAAATcgtgtaaatgataaaaacttgaagaaagagaaagaaaaccTTCAAAATGAAGGGCATATCAAATGTTCGGAGAGAGCAAAGGACCCTaaaatccaaactgatgatATAAG AGATGAAAACACGGGACAAAGTAGTTCTAAGCCAAAGGAACTTAAACAAAAAGATTCCGAATCGGAAGCCATCAAATCAAATGAACTGGTAAAAGATGGAAGCAATAATGAACAGactaatgtaaatataagaaacaag cttGTCCTCCATGACAAAGAAGACGATGATgaagaagatgatgatgatggctTTATGCCGAGAAAACtatttttctttagtttttctgaattcaat AAAGAAGAAACCTCTGCATAA
- the LOC105343487 gene encoding cyclin-L1, with the protein MAEVKPNPLTTRDFSRVILTLENVLIPDDKLSPTPSMQDGLDLDTETDLRILGCELIQSAGILLKLPQVAMATGQILYQRFYYSKSLVKHNYEVVAMGCINLASKIEECPKRMRDVINVFHHIKQVRSQKTIHPLILDQNYITTKNQVIKAERRILKELGFCVHVQHPHKVIVMYLQVLEAEKNQRLVQCAWNYMNDSFRTEVFVRFQPETIACACIYLAARQLQIPLPNSPSWFSIFNVDESHIQEICLTILKLYARPKPNHEKLEAKVNELKKAQMEAKNRAKGLSSDHGTPRDSSRQSSPKNVSPNPALLPALKRIKAEDDKHSENGSIRNNVKSSRSRSRGRSSSSRSNSRSPKRHKRRSRSRSPPPKKHKKDKYISSSNDREHRYVTSKEHKHSHKRKKVSRSRSISRSLSRSPDRYKTASRKKYYKDRDHYYSPERHSTKRRRNGHSSPGRERYDKYRR; encoded by the exons ATGGCGGAGGTGAAACCAAATCCTCTTACAACAAGAGACTTTAGTAGAGTAATTCTCACTTTGGAAAATGTTCTTATTCCTGATGATAAACTTTCTCCAACCCCATCCATGCAAGATGGATTGGATTTGGATACCGAAACAGATCTAAGAATTCTAGGTTGTGAGCTCATTCAGTCAGCAGGGATTCTGTTAAAACTACCTCAA GTTGCAATGGCTACTGGACAGATTCTCTACCAGCGTTTCTACTACTCAAAATCTTTAGTGAAACACAATTATGAG GTTGTAGCTATGGGTTGCATTAACTTAGCTTCAAAAATCGAAGAATGTCCAAAGAGAATGCGAGATGTCATAAATGTTTTCCATCATATCAAACAAGTTAGAAGTCAAAA AACAATTCATCCCCTGATATTAGACCAGAATTACATCACCACGAAAAACCAAGTGATCAAAGCTGAGCGTCGTATACTGAAGGAGCTCGGATTCTGTGTCCACGTTCAACACCCCCACAAG GTCATTGTGATGTACTTGCAAGTACTTGAAGCTGAGAAAAATCAGAGACTTGTGCAGTGTGCTTG GAACTACATGAATGACAGTTTTAGAACAGAAGTGTTTGTGAGATTCCAGCCAGAGACCATTGCCTGTGCATGTATATACTTAGCAGCTAGACAGCTACAG ATTCCATTGCCAAATAGTCCTTCATGGTTTTCCATCTTCAATGTGGATGAAAGCCACATACAGGAAATCTGTCTCACTATCCTAAAGCTTTATGCCAGGCCAAAA CCAAATCATGAAAAGTTGGAGGCCAAAGTAAATGAGTTAAAGAAAGCCCAGATGGAAGCCAAAAATCGGGCCAAGGGTCTCTCGTCCGACCATGGTACACCTCGAGATTCATCGAGACAAT CTTCTCCAAAAAACGTGAGCCCTAATCCAGCCTTATTACCCGCTCTGAAGCGGATCAAAGCAGAGGATGACAAACACTCGGAGAACGGTTCTAT AAGAAACAATGTGAAATCATCAAGATCCAGAAGTAGAGGAAG ATCCTCTTCAAGTAGGAGTAACAGTAGAAGTCCTAAAAGACACAAAAGGCGCAGCCGATCAAGATCTCCCCCTCCTAAGAAGCATAAAAAGGACAAATATATCAGTTCTAGCAATGACAGGGAACATCGCTACGTGACatccaaagaacacaaacaTTCCCACAAGAGAAAGAAAGTGTCTCGTTCCAGGAGTATTAGTCGGTCGCTGAGCAGGTCTCCTGACCGCTACAAGACGGCCAGCAGGAAAAAGTACTACAAAGACAGGGACCACTACTATTCCCCAGAAAGACATTCCACAAAACGCAGGAGAAACGGCCACTCTAGTCCAGGGAGGGAGCGCTACGATAAATACAGGCGATAA
- the LOC105343489 gene encoding 45 kDa calcium-binding protein, with protein sequence MEMKFLLAATISTSVLISVYCRPRSINTNNKSQSNSPAIDAEKLLPPDHVDAVKFEKDGHINKDFHKEVFLGNHEEIDDEPIQIAEAKLVDIFHKIDKDTDGYLNEGELDSWILDKINEHMNEAMEENAAIFKHLDPDGDGYVEWKEYYKHFLLAKGHGLNETEKYLEDYDTDILQDDERDKLVWYKFKWTDADIKPIDNRLDVEEFFSFRHPEHSVQLIENMVLSIINSLDVDKDGKLTLKEFSKPDIMEEDPTTEKERDEEYKVREKEFVSAIDKNKDGVATKEEMMEYMNPRNPQQSLQEAKNLMSLMDDNKDGKLSVEEIKKHKDIFISSKIVNVKKVLHDEF encoded by the exons ATGGAAATGAAGTTTTTATTGGCAGCAACTATATCTACATCAGTTTTAATTTCTGTTTATTGCAGACCTCGATCAAtaaacacaaataataaaagtcAATCGAATTCACCTGCAATTGATGCTGAAAAATTGCTACCTCCAGATCATGTGGATGCAGTGAAGTTTGAGAAGGATGGTCACATTAATAAAGACTTTCACAAAGAAGTTTTTCTTGGCAATCACGAAGAGATAGACGATGAGCCAATACAAATAGCTGAGGCAAAACTAGTGGACATTTTTCATAA AATAGATAAAGATACTGATGGTTACTTAAATGAAGGCGAACTGGATTCATGGATTTTGGACAAAATTAATGAACACATGAATGAAGCCATGGAGGAAAATGCAGCTATATTTAAACACTTAGATCCAGACGGAGATG GTTATGTCGAATGGAAGGAATATTACAAGCACTTTTTGTTAGCAAAGGGGCATGGATTGAATGAAACTGAAAAGTATTTAGAAGACTATGACACTGATATCTTGCAAGATGATG AGCGAGATAAGTTGGTCTGGTACAAGTTTAAATGGACAGATGCTGACATTAAGCCTATTGATAACAGACTGGATGTAGAGGAATTCTTCAGCTTTCGTCATCCAGAACATAGTGTTCAGCTGATCGAAAATATGGTTCTTTCCATAATCAATTCTTTAG ATGTTGACAAAGATGGGAAGCTGACTTTGAAAGAATTTTCTAAACCAGACATCATGGAGGAGGATCCAACGACAGAAAAGGAGAGAGATGAGGAGTATAAGGTCAGAGAGAAGGAGTTTGTGTCGGCCATCGATAAAAACAAAGACGGGGTGGCCACAAAGGAGGAAATGATG GAGTACATGAATCCTCGGAACCCACAGCAGTCCTTGCAGGAGGCCAAAAACCTGATGTCTCTAATGGACGACAACAAGGATGGGAAACTCTCTGTagaggaaataaaaaaacacaaagaCATTTTTATCAGCAGTAAAATTGTTAATGTCAAGAAGGTGCTACATGATGAGTTTTAG